In Flavobacterium endoglycinae, one DNA window encodes the following:
- a CDS encoding peroxiredoxin-like family protein, which produces MKKLLLIFLTVLNSAVYAQIAVPKSANDIAPLLIGEKIPNVILKTSENKDADISELLKKKNTVFVFYRGGWCPYCNMHLQALAEAEKQIIDLGYQIIAVSPDSPENLKVTEEKDKVKYTLISDAGGTLINAVGISYQAPENYKEIIRKHSNGINNSLLPVPSVFVVNTQGDILFEYISPNIKQRISTELLIAVLKNLK; this is translated from the coding sequence ATGAAAAAATTACTTTTAATTTTCCTTACAGTCCTTAATTCGGCTGTTTATGCACAAATCGCAGTTCCTAAATCTGCGAATGATATCGCTCCTTTACTTATAGGAGAAAAAATTCCAAATGTTATTTTAAAAACATCTGAAAATAAAGATGCTGACATTTCGGAACTGCTTAAAAAGAAAAATACAGTTTTTGTTTTTTATCGTGGCGGCTGGTGTCCTTATTGTAATATGCATTTACAAGCATTGGCTGAAGCCGAAAAGCAAATTATCGATTTGGGATATCAAATTATTGCTGTAAGTCCAGATTCTCCTGAAAATTTAAAAGTAACAGAAGAAAAAGACAAAGTAAAATATACTTTAATTTCCGATGCAGGAGGAACTTTAATAAATGCAGTAGGAATTTCTTATCAAGCACCCGAAAACTATAAAGAAATAATCCGTAAACATTCAAACGGAATCAATAACAGCTTACTGCCTGTTCCTTCGGTTTTTGTTGTAAATACGCAAGGCGATATACTTTTTGAATATATCTCACCCAATATTAAACAACGTATATCTACAGAATTATTAATTGCAGTATTAAAAAACTTAAAATAA
- a CDS encoding DoxX family protein: MKREVIMWILRITASVILLQTLFFKFSGAEESVYIFSCLGIEPYGRIGSGIAELIAAILIVIPRATWIGAFAAAGIMFGAILSHLFVLGIEIQNDGGLLFALAVITLFCSLGLLYLNKKQLFNLLN; encoded by the coding sequence ATGAAAAGAGAAGTTATAATGTGGATTCTAAGAATAACAGCCTCAGTAATATTACTTCAGACCTTGTTTTTTAAATTCAGCGGTGCCGAAGAAAGCGTATATATATTTTCCTGCTTGGGAATAGAACCGTATGGAAGAATTGGCTCTGGAATAGCAGAACTCATCGCAGCCATTTTAATTGTAATACCCAGAGCAACATGGATTGGTGCTTTTGCTGCAGCCGGAATTATGTTTGGAGCTATTTTGTCACACTTATTTGTCTTAGGCATCGAGATTCAAAATGACGGAGGATTACTTTTTGCATTGGCCGTTATTACTTTATTCTGCAGTTTAGGATTACTTTATTTAAATAAAAAACAATTGTTCAATCTTCTAAATTAA
- a CDS encoding RagB/SusD family nutrient uptake outer membrane protein: MKKIKYILIVLSGVLTMTSCDTGELELTNPNTLSPETFFKTEAQVQSAVNASYANLQTRGLYGRNLFFAMDLMGHDALGNPQLEGNKKPFQDFSFNGGNDIIQYYWESCYIGISRANFVLDNESKINALPNSVLSQEKKNKYLGEAHFLRAYYYFLLVRRFGDIPIYKSGTIVGNPRSPKAEVYALIEEDLVFASQNLLSKASESAGRANKEAAYAQLGKVLLYQKKYNEALAALNNVTSYSLEDKGNFYNNFMEETEHGKESIFEIEFDEKNGTGDQWGAVGDSGGTGFDESTLRGQEYGNLSWYNVYPSDDLLDSYEAGDNRFGDTFYVPGSSYLKGTKVMVASNFTTSAGIRRAGWKKYQNYYTREDEATRSSINFKVMRYADVLLMKAECENQRDGGSQTAAIAYIKQVRDRANLTTNITATKEAVFAAIVHERQVEFAGEQSRFDDIIRWGIASTVLQGTGFTPGKSELWPIPNRETSSNPKIKPSDNNPGY; this comes from the coding sequence ATGAAAAAAATTAAATATATACTTATAGTACTGTCTGGAGTTTTAACCATGACTTCATGTGACACTGGCGAATTAGAATTGACAAATCCTAATACCTTATCGCCTGAAACTTTCTTTAAAACCGAAGCACAAGTGCAGTCTGCTGTAAATGCTTCGTATGCAAATCTTCAAACAAGAGGACTCTACGGCCGAAATCTTTTCTTCGCAATGGATCTTATGGGGCACGATGCTTTAGGAAATCCACAGTTAGAAGGTAATAAGAAACCTTTTCAAGATTTTTCTTTTAATGGAGGAAACGATATTATTCAATACTATTGGGAATCTTGTTATATAGGAATATCCAGAGCCAATTTTGTGCTGGATAACGAATCCAAAATAAATGCTCTTCCTAATTCTGTTTTATCTCAGGAAAAAAAGAATAAATATTTAGGCGAAGCTCATTTTTTAAGAGCGTACTATTATTTTCTATTAGTGAGACGTTTTGGAGATATACCAATTTATAAATCAGGAACTATTGTTGGAAATCCAAGAAGCCCTAAAGCTGAGGTGTATGCTTTAATTGAAGAAGACCTTGTATTTGCATCACAAAATCTTTTATCAAAAGCTTCAGAATCGGCAGGAAGAGCCAATAAAGAAGCCGCGTATGCACAATTGGGTAAAGTGCTGTTATATCAAAAGAAATACAATGAAGCTTTGGCTGCTTTAAATAACGTAACAAGTTACAGCCTTGAAGACAAAGGTAATTTTTACAACAACTTTATGGAAGAAACAGAACATGGCAAAGAATCGATTTTTGAAATCGAGTTTGACGAAAAAAACGGAACCGGGGATCAATGGGGAGCTGTTGGTGATAGCGGTGGAACTGGTTTTGATGAGTCAACACTTAGAGGTCAGGAATACGGAAATCTTAGCTGGTACAATGTTTACCCATCAGATGATCTTTTAGATTCGTATGAGGCTGGTGATAACCGTTTCGGAGACACTTTTTATGTGCCGGGTTCTTCATATTTAAAAGGAACCAAAGTAATGGTCGCAAGTAATTTTACTACCTCTGCAGGAATTAGAAGAGCAGGCTGGAAAAAATATCAAAACTATTACACAAGAGAAGATGAAGCAACGCGATCAAGCATTAACTTTAAAGTAATGCGTTATGCAGATGTACTGCTTATGAAAGCAGAGTGCGAAAACCAAAGAGATGGCGGATCGCAGACAGCAGCAATAGCATACATCAAACAAGTTCGCGATAGAGCAAACCTTACCACTAATATCACGGCAACAAAAGAAGCAGTTTTTGCTGCAATTGTACACGAGCGTCAAGTAGAATTTGCAGGAGAACAATCTCGTTTTGATGATATTATACGATGGGGTATAGCAAGCACCGTATTGCAGGGAACAGGTTTTACTCCTGGTAAAAGTGAGCTATGGCCAATACCTAATAGAGAAACATCATCTAATCCTAAAATAAAACCAAGCGATAATAATCCTGGGTATTAA
- a CDS encoding YHS domain-containing (seleno)protein, which translates to MKKLIVFVLILVSGTSFAQNEAKRINLYNLENKLGIQGYDPLGYFNLGKAVKGKKEISVSYQGVVYNFSSVENKNTFLKNPAKYEPQYGGWCAYAMGDSGEKVEINPETFKITDGKLYLFYNAYFNNTLKSWNKDESNLKTKADNNWKKIYNNQKP; encoded by the coding sequence ATGAAAAAGCTAATAGTATTCGTATTGATTTTAGTTTCAGGCACTTCATTTGCCCAAAATGAAGCAAAGAGAATTAATCTGTATAATTTAGAAAATAAATTAGGTATTCAGGGATATGATCCTTTGGGATATTTTAATCTGGGAAAAGCGGTTAAAGGCAAAAAAGAAATTTCAGTTTCGTATCAGGGAGTGGTTTATAATTTTTCATCAGTAGAAAATAAAAATACATTTTTAAAAAATCCAGCCAAATACGAACCTCAATACGGCGGCTGGTGTGCGTATGCCATGGGAGATTCTGGAGAAAAAGTCGAAATAAATCCAGAAACATTTAAAATTACAGATGGTAAATTGTATTTATTCTACAATGCTTATTTTAATAATACACTCAAAAGCTGGAATAAAGACGAGAGTAATTTAAAAACCAAAGCTGATAATAACTGGAAAAAAATATATAATAATCAGAAGCCATGA
- a CDS encoding NRDE family protein produces MCTVSFVNSNGVAIITSNRDEKTIRPVAAAPRNYSHNGKKIMYPKDSKAGGTWFAMDENGTVLVLLNGGIIKHNPASEYRKSRGLIVLDIIEKDSPKDFWKQINLDNIEPFTLVLYQEKSLFELIWDGCHKRTVQLDENQNHIWSSVTLYPEEIRKERSKWFFDFLKNKNEIAALDMLDFHKNTHSGDTQNGLIINRENIMKTLSVTQVVTEQNKGAMKYYDLVKIEDFSASFIRI; encoded by the coding sequence ATGTGTACAGTAAGTTTTGTAAACAGTAATGGAGTTGCAATTATTACCTCAAACCGCGACGAAAAAACAATTCGTCCCGTTGCCGCAGCTCCCCGAAATTATAGTCACAACGGAAAAAAAATCATGTATCCAAAAGATTCAAAAGCTGGTGGAACCTGGTTTGCAATGGATGAAAATGGAACTGTTTTAGTATTATTAAATGGTGGAATTATAAAACACAATCCTGCATCTGAATACCGAAAAAGCCGTGGATTAATTGTACTGGATATCATTGAAAAAGATTCGCCAAAGGATTTTTGGAAACAGATTAATCTCGACAATATAGAACCCTTTACGCTGGTTTTATATCAGGAAAAAAGTTTATTTGAATTGATCTGGGATGGCTGCCATAAAAGAACAGTACAGTTGGATGAAAACCAAAATCACATCTGGTCATCAGTCACCTTGTATCCAGAAGAGATAAGGAAAGAAAGATCAAAATGGTTTTTTGATTTTTTGAAAAATAAAAATGAAATCGCAGCTCTTGATATGCTTGATTTTCATAAAAACACCCATAGCGGCGATACTCAAAATGGTTTAATTATTAATAGAGAAAATATAATGAAAACATTAAGTGTTACGCAGGTTGTTACTGAGCAAAACAAAGGTGCAATGAAATATTATGATTTAGTTAAAATAGAAGATTTTTCAGCTTCTTTTATCCGAATTTAA
- a CDS encoding alpha/beta hydrolase-fold protein: MKQYSIIIVLVLSGVMGFAQNTASIAEDFKPSALNQPGQEYPKVNSQGYARFQIAAPEAKSVVVSLGLGGAKGGTVLTKDQDGYWKGTTEGAMDEGFHYYHVTIDGGVFNDPGALNFYGSTRWESGIEIPAHDQDFYALKDVPHGNVQQILFPSKSTNTSHRAFVYTPPSYHKDKDKKYPVLYLQHGWGEDETAWSNQGRVNLIMDNLIAEGKINPFIIVMTYGMTNEIKYGGLASFKIEPFQTVLVDELIPYVDSNFRTISNQANRAMAGLSMGGMETHSITLNKPDVFSHYALLSGGIYKPEEIKDKSKVKLIFISCGSRERPESVKSAVKMLKDAGFNAFSYVSENTAHEFLTWRRSFKELAPLLFQ; encoded by the coding sequence ATGAAACAGTATAGCATTATTATCGTATTAGTTTTATCAGGAGTCATGGGGTTTGCTCAAAACACGGCTTCGATTGCTGAAGATTTTAAACCTTCAGCGCTTAATCAGCCAGGGCAGGAATATCCTAAAGTTAATTCTCAAGGATATGCACGATTTCAAATTGCAGCTCCCGAAGCAAAATCTGTTGTAGTAAGTCTGGGATTGGGCGGAGCCAAAGGCGGAACCGTTCTTACAAAAGATCAGGACGGCTATTGGAAAGGCACAACAGAAGGCGCAATGGACGAGGGTTTTCATTATTATCATGTAACTATTGACGGCGGAGTTTTTAATGATCCGGGTGCGCTTAACTTTTACGGATCGACACGCTGGGAAAGTGGGATCGAAATTCCGGCACACGATCAAGATTTCTACGCTTTGAAGGATGTTCCGCACGGAAATGTGCAGCAGATTCTTTTTCCTTCAAAAAGCACTAATACCTCACACAGAGCTTTTGTATATACTCCGCCTTCTTATCATAAAGATAAAGACAAAAAGTATCCGGTTTTGTATTTGCAGCACGGCTGGGGAGAAGATGAAACGGCTTGGAGCAATCAAGGGCGTGTTAACTTAATTATGGATAATTTAATTGCAGAAGGTAAAATAAACCCATTCATTATTGTGATGACGTACGGAATGACTAACGAAATTAAATACGGCGGATTGGCAAGTTTTAAAATAGAACCATTTCAAACGGTTCTAGTAGACGAATTAATTCCTTATGTCGATTCAAATTTCCGTACCATTTCCAATCAGGCAAATCGCGCTATGGCCGGTTTATCAATGGGCGGAATGGAAACACATTCTATTACGCTAAACAAACCAGATGTTTTCTCGCATTATGCACTCTTAAGCGGCGGCATCTATAAACCTGAAGAAATTAAAGATAAGTCAAAAGTAAAACTGATTTTTATAAGCTGCGGCAGCCGCGAAAGACCAGAATCAGTGAAATCCGCAGTAAAAATGCTTAAAGATGCTGGATTTAATGCCTTTTCTTATGTTTCTGAAAATACAGCTCATGAATTTTTGACTTGGCGCAGAAGCTTCAAAGAATTGGCTCCGCTTTTATTTCAATAA
- a CDS encoding alpha/beta hydrolase-fold protein, which translates to MKLSITVVIAIVNLCFQSANAQSEPIITEDFKPSSVNQPEKIFPQVNSQRRVRTSISAPNASKVQLDIGGVKYDMKKDEKGVWTGESNPQDEGFHYYQLNIDGASVPDPGSLYFYGAGRWGSGIEIPSADQDFFALKNVPHGLVSENIYFSKLTNSFRRCFVYTPDGYNENTKTRYPVLYLQHGSFEDETGWSSQGKANLILDNLIASKKAVPMIIVMDNGYAYKDQKNTPSDKNKPRESIFEEVLIKEVIPMIDAKFRTIPKRENRAIAGLSMGANQTMRIMMNHLDTFSYYGGFSGTANYPNSDTIDVSSFLDGKYKDGNALNKQIKLFWLGLGTKEPAPFPKSVGAFRNMLEQQGIKYEYYESPETAHEWLTWRRCLNEFAGKLFK; encoded by the coding sequence ATGAAACTATCGATTACCGTTGTTATTGCAATTGTCAATTTGTGTTTTCAGTCAGCAAATGCCCAGTCAGAACCAATTATTACAGAAGATTTTAAGCCTTCATCGGTAAATCAGCCCGAAAAAATATTTCCTCAGGTCAATTCGCAAAGACGTGTTCGCACCAGCATTTCCGCACCCAATGCAAGCAAAGTACAGCTGGATATTGGCGGTGTGAAATACGATATGAAAAAAGATGAAAAAGGCGTTTGGACAGGAGAATCGAATCCGCAGGATGAAGGATTTCATTATTATCAGTTAAATATCGATGGCGCTTCCGTTCCAGATCCGGGAAGTCTTTATTTTTATGGTGCTGGAAGATGGGGGAGCGGTATAGAAATTCCTTCTGCCGATCAGGATTTTTTCGCTTTAAAAAATGTTCCTCATGGTCTCGTAAGCGAAAATATCTATTTCTCAAAACTAACCAATTCTTTTAGACGTTGTTTCGTATATACTCCAGACGGTTATAATGAAAATACGAAAACACGTTATCCCGTTCTTTATTTGCAGCATGGAAGTTTTGAAGACGAAACAGGCTGGTCATCGCAAGGAAAAGCAAACCTTATTTTAGATAATCTGATAGCTTCAAAAAAAGCAGTTCCCATGATTATTGTAATGGACAATGGGTATGCTTATAAAGATCAAAAAAATACGCCATCGGATAAAAATAAGCCGAGGGAATCCATTTTTGAAGAAGTCCTTATTAAAGAAGTAATTCCTATGATTGATGCTAAATTCCGTACCATTCCAAAACGAGAAAATAGAGCTATTGCAGGTCTTTCAATGGGAGCCAATCAAACCATGAGAATTATGATGAATCATTTGGATACTTTTTCATATTATGGCGGATTCAGCGGTACGGCAAATTATCCAAATTCAGATACCATAGATGTTTCTTCATTTTTAGATGGAAAATATAAAGATGGAAATGCCTTAAATAAGCAGATTAAACTTTTCTGGCTCGGATTAGGAACCAAAGAACCTGCTCCTTTTCCTAAATCGGTTGGTGCATTTCGAAATATGCTCGAGCAGCAGGGCATCAAATATGAATATTATGAGTCTCCAGAAACAGCTCATGAATGGCTTACCTGGAGAAGATGCTTAAATGAGTTTGCTGGAAAGTTATTTAAGTAG
- a CDS encoding DinB family protein produces MLLKSICRSLDELTVLLNQLSDTEYSKSCKALSNATIGEHTRHILEMFQCLQSDYDSGVLNYDKRQRNHKIQTETEFAKQCIIDIKAGLQSENKIMFLEQYIDGLTTRIQSNYYRELLYNLEHCVHHQALIKVALLQFENISVDENFGVAQSTIEYRKQCVQ; encoded by the coding sequence ATGTTATTAAAATCAATATGCCGAAGTTTAGATGAGTTAACAGTTTTATTAAATCAATTATCGGATACTGAGTATTCAAAATCCTGTAAAGCGTTAAGCAATGCCACAATTGGAGAACATACCAGACATATTTTGGAAATGTTTCAGTGCCTTCAAAGCGATTATGATTCAGGTGTTTTGAATTATGATAAACGTCAGAGAAATCATAAAATACAAACAGAAACTGAATTTGCGAAACAATGCATTATCGACATAAAAGCAGGATTGCAGAGTGAAAATAAAATCATGTTTCTGGAACAATATATTGATGGTCTTACGACGAGAATCCAAAGTAATTATTACAGAGAACTGCTTTACAATCTTGAACATTGCGTACACCATCAGGCGTTAATTAAAGTAGCCTTATTGCAGTTTGAAAATATTTCAGTCGATGAAAATTTTGGAGTGGCTCAATCAACTATCGAATATAGAAAACAATGTGTACAGTAA
- a CDS encoding Crp/Fnr family transcriptional regulator: MYEDLKYWYLRDHKLFRTLSYSQIKQLCIITGFKKASKGEIIYFSSSDVPRIFLLKKGNIKIVAIDDDGNETIKDIIQKGDLFGELTLETDSKVEEYAKVLSDDVVICSFLMSDFEDLLLRNPMLAISYTKFVGLKMKRIKNSYANLISKDAKTRLYQFLKDWAEKEGVRNGNLVAIENYLTQNDIAQIICTSRQTAAQLLNEMEASQLLRYNRKEIIISDITKL, encoded by the coding sequence ATGTACGAAGATTTAAAATATTGGTACTTGCGGGATCATAAATTGTTTAGAACACTGAGCTATTCCCAAATCAAGCAATTATGTATTATAACTGGTTTTAAAAAAGCATCAAAAGGAGAAATTATTTATTTTTCTTCTTCAGATGTGCCTCGTATTTTTTTACTGAAAAAAGGAAATATAAAAATTGTTGCTATTGATGATGATGGTAACGAAACCATAAAGGATATTATTCAAAAAGGTGATTTATTTGGCGAACTAACATTGGAAACAGATAGCAAAGTCGAAGAATATGCCAAAGTACTTTCTGACGATGTGGTAATCTGCAGTTTTTTAATGTCGGATTTTGAAGACTTATTGCTGCGCAATCCAATGCTTGCCATTTCATATACCAAATTTGTTGGCTTAAAAATGAAGCGTATAAAAAATAGTTATGCCAATTTAATTTCTAAAGATGCCAAAACCAGACTCTATCAATTTCTTAAGGACTGGGCAGAAAAAGAAGGCGTTAGAAATGGAAATCTAGTAGCAATTGAAAACTATTTGACGCAGAATGATATTGCTCAAATTATCTGCACTTCAAGACAAACTGCTGCCCAATTACTCAATGAAATGGAAGCCAGCCAGCTCTTAAGGTACAACAGAAAAGAAATTATCATTTCTGATATCACTAAATTATAA
- a CDS encoding glycosyl hydrolase family 8 gives MILHKKKSNRYLIVISALTIIFTLAAPISIMGQKQKKTAKTEAERPQYRNLFKEAGYSQDEIDKKVAKAYYDIFEGPNKVYFEEGDALGYVSDVKNKDARTEGMSYGMMVAVQLNKKEVFDRLWRWSVKYMQHQDGPREGYFAWSVNPLTKKQNSPGSASDGELYYVTSLLFASNKWGNATGIDYYKEARKILDAMWKKDGTGNVHNIINTEHKQISFVPEGGGYNWTDPSYHVPAFYEIWALYAKDGHEQFYKKCAEVSRNFLHKACHPVTGLNSDYTEFTGEPHPTPWMPAGFRYDSWRVPMNVAMDYTWYGKDKKWQEEYAKRFQNFLRSKGLNQFEDQFNLDGSTPDFILQAGPVKKLRHSIGLVATSATASLVNPDKESIDFVHAVWNAKLEPYEDGYFDPYYDGLMYLFSLMHLSGKYQIIVPEVK, from the coding sequence ATGATTCTACATAAAAAAAAATCAAACCGATATTTGATTGTAATTTCTGCTTTGACCATAATTTTCACACTCGCTGCACCAATTTCGATTATGGGACAGAAGCAAAAGAAAACAGCAAAAACAGAAGCCGAAAGACCCCAATACCGAAATCTTTTTAAAGAAGCAGGTTACAGCCAAGATGAAATAGACAAAAAAGTGGCCAAAGCCTATTATGATATTTTTGAAGGGCCAAACAAAGTATATTTTGAAGAAGGAGATGCTCTCGGCTATGTTTCAGATGTTAAAAATAAAGATGCCCGTACCGAAGGAATGTCGTATGGAATGATGGTTGCCGTTCAGCTCAATAAAAAAGAAGTTTTCGATCGTCTTTGGCGATGGTCTGTGAAATACATGCAGCATCAAGATGGACCAAGAGAAGGGTATTTTGCTTGGAGTGTGAATCCGTTAACTAAAAAGCAAAACTCTCCAGGATCTGCTTCAGATGGCGAATTGTACTATGTAACCAGCCTTCTTTTTGCTTCCAACAAATGGGGAAACGCGACAGGAATAGACTACTACAAAGAAGCCAGAAAAATACTGGATGCGATGTGGAAAAAAGACGGAACTGGAAATGTGCATAATATTATAAATACCGAACACAAACAGATTTCATTTGTGCCGGAAGGCGGGGGCTACAATTGGACAGATCCTTCTTATCACGTTCCTGCATTCTATGAAATATGGGCATTGTATGCTAAAGATGGCCACGAACAATTTTATAAAAAATGCGCAGAAGTTTCGCGTAATTTTTTGCATAAAGCCTGTCATCCTGTAACAGGTCTCAATTCAGATTATACCGAATTTACAGGTGAACCGCACCCAACACCTTGGATGCCGGCCGGATTTCGTTACGATTCGTGGCGTGTTCCTATGAATGTGGCCATGGATTACACTTGGTACGGAAAAGATAAAAAATGGCAGGAAGAATATGCAAAACGATTTCAAAATTTTCTCCGATCTAAAGGATTGAATCAATTTGAAGATCAGTTTAATCTAGATGGTTCGACGCCAGATTTTATTCTTCAAGCAGGCCCTGTTAAAAAACTCAGACATTCCATTGGATTAGTAGCCACTTCTGCCACTGCATCATTAGTCAATCCCGATAAAGAGAGCATAGATTTTGTTCACGCCGTTTGGAATGCAAAACTCGAGCCTTATGAAGACGGTTACTTTGATCCCTATTATGACGGACTGATGTATCTTTTTAGTCTAATGCATCTTAGCGGAAAATACCAAATTATTGTTCCAGAAGTAAAATAA